A portion of the Pseudomonas koreensis genome contains these proteins:
- a CDS encoding peroxiredoxin, translating to MAVVIDQPVADFTAPATSGQTVSLSELKGKQVVIYFYPKDSTPGCTTQGQGFRDQYAAFKAANTEVFGISRDSLKSHENFKGKQEFPFELISDKDEAVCQLFDVIKLKKLYGKEYLGVDRSTFLIDKDGVLRQEWRGVKVPGHVDAVLAAAEALNKA from the coding sequence ATGGCCGTCGTCATCGACCAACCGGTTGCGGATTTCACCGCGCCTGCGACCAGCGGGCAGACCGTCAGCCTGTCCGAACTCAAGGGCAAGCAAGTGGTGATCTATTTCTACCCGAAGGACAGCACCCCGGGCTGCACCACTCAGGGCCAGGGCTTTCGTGATCAATATGCGGCTTTCAAGGCTGCCAACACCGAAGTCTTCGGCATTTCCCGCGACAGTTTGAAGTCGCACGAAAACTTCAAAGGCAAGCAGGAATTTCCCTTCGAGCTGATCAGCGACAAGGACGAGGCGGTTTGCCAGTTGTTCGACGTGATCAAGCTGAAGAAGCTGTACGGCAAGGAATACCTGGGTGTTGATCGCAGCACTTTCCTGATTGATAAGGACGGCGTGCTGCGTCAGGAATGGCGTGGCGTGAAAGTGCCGGGGCATGTTGATGCGGTACTGGCGGCGGCTGAGGCTCTGAATAAAGCCTGA
- a CDS encoding AI-2E family transporter yields MFKVLRDWIQRYFSDEEAVVLAVLLVLAFTAVLTLGGMLAPVLAGMVLAYLMQGLVVTLERLRVPGGVAVGLVFALFMGALMLFIVVVLPLLWHQLITLFNELPGMLAKWQSLLLLLPERYPHLVSDEQVLQAIEAARGEIGKFGQWALTFSLSSLPLLVNIMIYLVLVPILVFFFLKDRAMIGEWVRGYLPRERALITRVAQEMNRQIANYIRGKGIEIVICGGVTYIAFIALGLNYAALLALLVGLSVVVPYVGAVVVTVPVLLIALFQWGWSDQFIYLMAVYGIIQTLDGNVLVPLLFSEAVNLHPVAIICAVLLFGGLWGFWGVFFAIPLATLFKAVLDAWPRKEPVVAPLL; encoded by the coding sequence ATGTTCAAAGTGTTACGCGACTGGATTCAGCGCTACTTCTCCGATGAAGAAGCCGTGGTGCTGGCGGTGCTGCTGGTTCTCGCCTTCACCGCCGTGCTCACCCTCGGCGGCATGCTTGCGCCGGTATTGGCGGGGATGGTGCTGGCGTATCTGATGCAAGGCCTGGTGGTCACGCTCGAGCGGCTGCGCGTGCCCGGCGGCGTGGCGGTGGGGCTGGTGTTCGCCCTGTTCATGGGCGCGCTGATGCTGTTTATCGTCGTGGTCCTGCCGCTGTTGTGGCACCAGTTGATCACGCTGTTCAACGAACTGCCGGGTATGCTCGCCAAGTGGCAATCGTTGCTGCTTCTATTGCCGGAGCGCTATCCGCATCTGGTGTCCGACGAGCAAGTCTTGCAAGCGATCGAAGCGGCGCGGGGCGAGATAGGCAAGTTCGGCCAGTGGGCGCTGACGTTCTCGCTGTCGAGTTTGCCGCTGCTGGTGAACATCATGATCTACCTGGTGCTGGTGCCGATTCTGGTGTTTTTCTTTCTCAAGGATCGGGCGATGATCGGCGAGTGGGTGCGCGGCTATCTGCCCCGCGAGCGCGCGCTGATAACCCGCGTTGCCCAGGAAATGAATCGGCAGATCGCCAATTACATCCGTGGCAAAGGCATCGAGATCGTCATTTGTGGCGGCGTGACCTACATCGCTTTTATCGCGCTGGGTCTGAACTATGCGGCACTGCTGGCGTTGCTGGTCGGCTTGTCGGTGGTGGTGCCGTATGTCGGCGCCGTAGTGGTGACCGTGCCCGTGCTGCTGATTGCGCTGTTCCAGTGGGGCTGGAGCGATCAGTTCATTTATCTGATGGCGGTCTACGGAATCATTCAGACGCTGGACGGCAACGTGCTGGTGCCGCTGTTGTTCTCGGAAGCGGTCAACCTGCATCCGGTGGCGATCATCTGTGCGGTGTTGTTGTTTGGCGGGTTGTGGGGATTCTGGGGTGTGTTCTTTGCGATCCCGCTGGCGACGCTGTTCAAGGCTGTGCTGGATGCATGGCCGCGCAAGGAGCCGGTGGTGGCGCCGTTGCTTTAG
- the rpoE gene encoding RNA polymerase sigma factor RpoE, with protein sequence MLTQEEDQQLVERVQRGDKRAFDLLVLKYQHKILGLIVRFVHDTHEAQDVAQEAFIKAYRALGNFRGDSAFYTWLYRIAINTAKNYLVSRGRRPPDSDVSSEDAEFYDGDHGLKDLESPERALLRDEIEGTVHRTIQQLPEDLRTALTLREFDGLSYEDIASVMQCPVGTVRSRIFRAREAIDKALQPLLQEN encoded by the coding sequence ATGCTAACCCAGGAAGAGGATCAGCAGCTGGTCGAACGCGTTCAGCGTGGCGACAAGCGAGCTTTCGATCTGCTGGTGCTGAAATATCAGCACAAAATTCTCGGGTTGATCGTGCGTTTTGTGCACGACACCCATGAAGCCCAGGACGTTGCTCAGGAAGCCTTTATCAAGGCGTATCGGGCACTTGGAAATTTCCGCGGTGACAGTGCGTTTTATACGTGGCTGTATCGTATTGCCATTAACACGGCAAAGAACTACCTGGTTTCCCGCGGCCGTCGGCCGCCGGATAGCGATGTAAGTTCAGAGGATGCAGAGTTCTACGATGGCGATCACGGCCTCAAGGATCTCGAATCACCGGAACGTGCATTGCTGCGGGATGAGATCGAAGGCACTGTCCATCGAACCATTCAGCAACTGCCAGAGGATTTGCGTACGGCTTTAACTTTACGTGAATTCGATGGTCTGAGTTACGAGGACATTGCGAGCGTCATGCAGTGTCCGGTGGGTACCGTGCGCTCCCGGATTTTCCGCGCTCGGGAGGCCATCGATAAAGCCCTGCAACCGTTGTTGCAGGAAAACTGA
- a CDS encoding sulfurtransferase TusA family protein, producing the protein MTDAVAHDVELDASGLNCPLPLLKAKMELNKLSSGAVLKVIATDAGSQRDFRTFAKLAGHELLREEDEAGVYRYWLKKA; encoded by the coding sequence ATGACTGACGCTGTAGCCCATGACGTGGAACTGGACGCCAGTGGCCTGAACTGTCCGTTGCCGTTGCTCAAGGCGAAAATGGAACTCAATAAACTGTCCAGCGGCGCTGTGCTCAAGGTGATCGCCACCGATGCCGGCTCGCAACGCGACTTCCGCACCTTTGCCAAACTTGCCGGCCATGAACTTCTACGTGAGGAAGACGAGGCTGGGGTCTACCGTTACTGGTTGAAGAAAGCCTGA
- a CDS encoding MBL fold metallo-hydrolase, with translation MRFAVLGSGSQGNGTLIASADTYVLVDCGFSLRETERRLLRLGVHPAQLSAILVTHEHADHVHGVGLLSRRYNLPVYLSRGTLRGMRKPLEPAGFLAGGEQLQIGALNVGVIAVAHDAQEPTQYVFSDQEQRRFGLLTDLGSFCERVLDGYRDLDALMIESNHCRDMLARGHYPYFLKQRVGGERGHLNNHQAAFLVAELGWQGLQHLVLAHLSSKNNLPQLARQCFVDTLGCDPDWLQLADQDSGLDWRHIA, from the coding sequence ATGCGTTTTGCCGTTCTCGGCAGCGGTAGCCAAGGGAACGGCACGCTGATCGCCAGTGCTGATACGTACGTGCTGGTGGATTGTGGTTTTTCCCTGCGGGAAACCGAAAGACGCCTGTTGCGCCTGGGTGTGCACCCGGCGCAACTGAGCGCGATACTCGTGACCCACGAACATGCCGACCACGTGCATGGCGTGGGTTTGCTGTCTCGGCGCTACAATCTGCCGGTCTACCTCAGTCGCGGCACGCTGCGCGGGATGCGCAAACCGCTTGAACCCGCCGGCTTTCTGGCCGGCGGCGAGCAACTGCAGATCGGCGCGCTGAACGTCGGGGTCATTGCCGTGGCCCATGACGCGCAGGAGCCGACCCAGTACGTCTTCAGTGATCAGGAACAGCGGCGCTTCGGCCTGCTGACCGACCTGGGATCGTTCTGCGAGCGGGTGCTGGATGGCTATCGTGACCTCGATGCGTTGATGATCGAGTCCAACCATTGCCGCGACATGCTGGCGCGCGGGCACTATCCGTACTTTCTCAAGCAACGGGTGGGCGGCGAACGCGGACATCTGAACAACCACCAGGCGGCATTCCTGGTGGCCGAGTTGGGCTGGCAGGGCTTGCAACACCTGGTCCTGGCCCATCTGAGCAGCAAGAACAACCTGCCGCAGCTGGCCCGGCAATGTTTTGTCGACACCCTCGGGTGCGACCCGGACTGGCTGCAACTGGCCGATCAAGATTCAGGGCTCGACTGGCGCCACATCGCCTAG
- a CDS encoding M48 family metalloprotease — MTFLRPTLLTLACLLASPGFADDLPSLGDASSAIVSPQQEYQLGRAWLAMLRSQVSQLNDPQLKDYVESSVYKLVETSQVSDRRLEFILINSPQLNAFAAPGGVVGVNGGLFLNAQTEGEYASVLAHELAHLSQRHFARGVEASQRMQVPMMAALLAGIVIAAAGGGDAGIATIAGTQAAALQEQRRFSRQNEQEADRIGILNLEKAGYDPRSMPTMFERLMRQYRFDAKPPEFLLTHPVTESRIADTRNRAEQAKPGGIEDSMRYQLIRARVQLIYEETPGLGAKRFRALLEENPKNDVARYGLAIAQIKGGQLNEARENLKQLLAKSPNEIIYNLAQVDLDITNNRLPDAQSRVDRMLTQFPGNYPLNQVRVDLLLKQNRAADAEKALDSLLKSRPDDPDVWYQVAETRGLSGNIIGLHQARAEYFALVGDYRQAIQQLDFAKRKAGSNFPLSSRIDARQRELMEQERMVKDMMG; from the coding sequence ATGACTTTTCTGCGCCCTACCCTGCTGACGCTCGCTTGCCTGCTCGCCTCACCAGGCTTTGCCGACGATCTGCCGTCACTTGGCGACGCCAGTTCTGCCATCGTCTCACCGCAACAGGAATACCAGCTCGGCCGTGCCTGGCTGGCCATGCTGCGCAGCCAGGTTTCCCAGCTCAACGATCCACAGCTCAAGGATTACGTCGAATCGAGCGTGTACAAGCTGGTGGAGACCAGCCAGGTTTCCGACCGACGCCTCGAATTCATTCTGATCAATAGCCCGCAACTCAACGCCTTCGCAGCACCGGGCGGTGTGGTCGGGGTCAACGGCGGTCTGTTCCTCAACGCCCAGACCGAGGGTGAATACGCCTCGGTGCTCGCCCACGAATTGGCGCACTTGTCACAACGCCACTTTGCTCGCGGAGTGGAAGCCTCACAACGCATGCAGGTGCCAATGATGGCAGCGTTGCTGGCCGGCATTGTGATTGCCGCCGCCGGTGGCGGTGATGCCGGCATCGCGACCATCGCCGGCACCCAGGCTGCGGCATTACAGGAACAACGGCGCTTCTCGCGGCAGAACGAACAGGAAGCCGACCGCATCGGCATCCTCAATCTGGAGAAGGCAGGTTACGACCCGCGCTCGATGCCGACCATGTTCGAACGCCTGATGCGCCAGTACCGCTTCGACGCCAAGCCGCCGGAATTCCTCCTGACTCACCCGGTCACCGAATCGCGTATCGCCGACACCCGCAACCGCGCAGAACAGGCGAAACCGGGTGGCATCGAAGACAGCATGCGCTATCAGTTGATCCGCGCACGGGTGCAGTTGATCTATGAGGAAACCCCGGGCCTGGGTGCCAAGCGGTTCCGCGCGTTGCTGGAAGAGAATCCGAAAAACGATGTGGCGCGCTACGGCCTGGCCATCGCCCAAATCAAGGGCGGGCAGTTGAACGAAGCGCGGGAAAACCTCAAGCAGTTGTTGGCCAAGTCGCCGAACGAGATCATCTACAACCTCGCTCAGGTCGATCTGGACATCACCAACAATCGCCTGCCTGATGCGCAGTCGCGGGTCGACCGCATGCTCACGCAGTTCCCGGGCAACTATCCGCTGAATCAGGTGCGTGTCGATCTGCTGCTGAAGCAGAATCGTGCCGCCGATGCCGAGAAAGCGCTCGACAGTCTGCTCAAGTCACGCCCGGACGATCCGGACGTCTGGTACCAGGTCGCCGAAACCCGTGGCCTGTCGGGCAACATCATTGGCCTGCACCAGGCGCGGGCCGAGTACTTTGCGCTGGTCGGCGATTACCGCCAGGCCATTCAGCAACTGGACTTCGCCAAGCGCAAGGCCGGCAGCAACTTCCCGCTGTCCTCGCGCATCGATGCCCGCCAGCGTGAGCTGATGGAGCAGGAGCGCATGGTCAAGGACATGATGGGCTGA
- a CDS encoding sigma-E factor negative regulatory protein, with product MSREALQESLSAVMDNEADELELRRVLSALDDVDTRETWARYQIARAAMHKDLLLPRLDIAAAVSAALEDETAPAKVSRSPWRNLGRLAVAASVTVAVLAGVRLYNQDEIAGVELAQQSNQPTLATPQVKGPAVLAGYSESSEAAGPMANGVLQGQPGWHDQRLPGYLRQHAQQAALKGTESALPYARAASLENR from the coding sequence ATGAGTCGTGAAGCCCTGCAGGAATCGCTGTCCGCAGTGATGGATAACGAAGCGGACGAACTGGAATTGCGTCGAGTGCTCAGCGCACTGGATGATGTTGATACCCGTGAGACCTGGGCTCGTTACCAGATCGCTCGGGCAGCCATGCACAAGGATCTGCTGCTTCCGCGTCTGGATATCGCTGCGGCAGTGTCCGCTGCGCTGGAAGACGAAACGGCTCCGGCCAAAGTATCCCGCAGCCCATGGCGTAACCTGGGTCGCCTCGCTGTTGCCGCTTCGGTAACCGTGGCCGTTCTGGCCGGTGTTCGCCTGTACAACCAGGACGAAATCGCCGGTGTTGAACTGGCCCAGCAGTCGAATCAGCCTACTTTGGCCACTCCACAGGTCAAGGGTCCGGCCGTTTTGGCTGGCTACAGCGAGAGCTCGGAAGCGGCTGGCCCGATGGCCAACGGCGTTCTGCAAGGACAGCCAGGCTGGCATGATCAGCGTCTGCCAGGCTATCTGCGGCAGCACGCTCAGCAGGCTGCACTCAAAGGAACTGAAAGCGCGCTGCCATATGCACGTGCCGCAAGCCTGGAAAACCGTTAA
- a CDS encoding DegQ family serine endoprotease — MSIPSLKSYLSILATVLLLGQAVPAAQAADLPDFTQLVEQASPAVVNISTTQKLPDRRVNQQMPDLEGLPPMLREFFERGMPPQQRSPRGDGRQREAQSLGSGFIISPDGYILTNNHVIADADEILVRLADRSEMKAKLIGTDPRSDVALLKIEGKDLPVLKLGKSQDLKAGQWVVAIGSPFGFDHTVTQGIVSAVGRSLPNENYVPFIQTDVPINPGNSGGPLFNLNGEVVGINSQIYTRSGGFMGVSFAIPIDVAMDVSNQLKSGGKVSRGWLGVVIQEVNKDLAESFGLDKPAGALVAQIQDDGPAAKGGLQVGDVILSMNGQPIVMSADLPHLVGALKAGAKANLEVIREGKRKNVELTVGAIPDEDKELNALAKSGAESSSNRLGVAVGELTAEQKKTYDLKGGVVIKEVQDGPAALIGLQPGDVITHLNNQAIGSAKEFTDIAKALPKNRSVSMRVLRQGRASFITFKLAE; from the coding sequence ATGTCGATACCTAGTTTGAAGTCTTACCTTTCCATCCTCGCCACTGTGCTGTTGCTCGGTCAGGCGGTCCCTGCTGCGCAAGCGGCCGATCTGCCTGATTTCACCCAGTTGGTCGAACAAGCTTCGCCAGCGGTGGTGAACATCAGTACCACGCAGAAGCTGCCGGACCGCCGAGTCAATCAACAGATGCCGGACCTGGAAGGCCTGCCACCGATGCTGCGCGAATTCTTCGAGCGCGGCATGCCGCCTCAGCAGCGCTCGCCGCGTGGCGACGGTCGCCAGCGTGAAGCGCAATCGCTGGGCTCGGGTTTCATCATTTCGCCGGACGGCTACATCCTCACCAACAACCACGTGATCGCCGACGCCGACGAAATCCTCGTCCGTCTGGCTGACCGCAGTGAGATGAAAGCCAAGCTGATCGGCACCGATCCACGTTCCGACGTGGCCTTGCTGAAAATCGAAGGCAAGGATCTGCCGGTGCTCAAGCTCGGCAAATCCCAGGACCTGAAGGCCGGCCAGTGGGTCGTCGCGATCGGTTCGCCGTTCGGCTTTGACCACACCGTGACCCAAGGCATCGTCAGTGCCGTAGGTCGCAGCCTGCCGAACGAGAACTATGTGCCGTTCATTCAGACCGACGTGCCAATCAACCCGGGCAACTCCGGTGGCCCGCTGTTCAACCTGAACGGTGAAGTGGTCGGCATCAACTCGCAGATCTACACCCGCTCCGGTGGCTTCATGGGCGTGTCGTTCGCAATCCCGATCGACGTGGCCATGGACGTTTCCAATCAGCTCAAGAGCGGTGGCAAAGTCAGCCGCGGCTGGCTCGGCGTGGTCATTCAGGAAGTGAACAAAGACCTGGCCGAGTCGTTCGGTCTGGACAAGCCGGCCGGCGCCCTCGTTGCGCAGATCCAGGATGACGGCCCTGCGGCCAAGGGCGGCCTGCAGGTTGGCGACGTGATCCTGAGCATGAACGGTCAGCCGATCGTCATGTCCGCTGACCTGCCGCATCTGGTTGGCGCGCTGAAGGCAGGTGCCAAAGCCAATCTGGAAGTGATTCGCGAAGGCAAGCGCAAGAATGTCGAGCTGACCGTCGGCGCAATCCCGGATGAAGACAAGGAGCTGAACGCACTGGCGAAATCCGGCGCTGAATCCAGCAGCAACCGCCTCGGTGTTGCGGTCGGTGAATTGACCGCCGAGCAGAAGAAAACCTACGACCTCAAAGGTGGTGTGGTGATCAAGGAAGTGCAGGACGGTCCTGCGGCCCTGATCGGTCTGCAACCGGGTGACGTGATCACCCACCTGAATAACCAGGCCATTGGCTCGGCCAAGGAGTTCACCGACATCGCCAAGGCGTTGCCGAAGAACCGGTCGGTGTCGATGCGCGTGCTGCGTCAGGGTCGTGCCAGCTTCATCACCTTCAAACTGGCTGAATAA
- the bamC gene encoding outer membrane protein assembly factor BamC, which translates to MKRMAGLSALALIISSTSGCGWVWGPEGYFRDRGSDYLQAQQTAPMQLPPDVSTAKRLDPLLPIPRNVADDTATGEYIVPRPQPLSTVADATDYSLQKSGDSRWVVAQHPPAEVWPVALQFFQDNGFRLDEQRPQTGEFTTTWQHSDELSASMAKRLSAAGIASDSETRVRVRIEPGVQRNTSEIYVVSAERPAGSTADVAFTNRSVNTGLDAALVDDMLASMSRTSEKGGSVSMLASRDFDAPSRVSLSEDGSGNPVLNVGTDLDRAWSSVGRALEQGEWRVEDINRSLGLYYINLAEKAENKDDKPGFFSGLFGSAPSKEEVEARAERYQVRLSKVGENIQVTVEKNINTVAPADVARKVLSVIQDNLG; encoded by the coding sequence ATGAAGCGAATGGCCGGACTTTCCGCACTTGCCTTGATTATCTCCAGCACCAGTGGCTGCGGATGGGTCTGGGGGCCGGAAGGTTATTTCCGCGACCGTGGAAGTGATTACCTGCAAGCGCAACAGACTGCACCGATGCAATTGCCACCGGATGTGAGCACTGCCAAGCGTCTCGATCCGCTGTTGCCGATCCCGCGCAACGTGGCCGACGACACCGCGACGGGCGAATACATTGTTCCGCGTCCCCAGCCGTTGTCGACGGTGGCCGATGCCACTGATTACTCGTTGCAGAAGAGCGGTGATTCGCGCTGGGTCGTGGCTCAGCATCCACCGGCCGAAGTCTGGCCAGTGGCGCTGCAGTTCTTCCAGGACAACGGTTTCCGTCTGGATGAACAGCGTCCGCAGACCGGTGAGTTCACCACCACCTGGCAGCACTCCGACGAGCTGTCCGCTTCGATGGCCAAGCGCCTGAGTGCGGCCGGTATCGCCAGCGACAGCGAAACCCGTGTGCGCGTGCGTATCGAGCCGGGCGTGCAGCGCAACACCAGTGAAATCTACGTAGTCAGCGCCGAGCGTCCTGCCGGCAGCACTGCCGACGTGGCTTTCACCAACCGTTCGGTCAACACTGGCCTGGACGCTGCGCTGGTCGACGACATGCTCGCGAGCATGAGCCGTACCTCGGAGAAGGGCGGTTCGGTGTCGATGCTGGCCTCGCGTGATTTCGACGCGCCAAGCCGCGTCAGCCTCAGCGAAGACGGCAGCGGCAACCCGGTGTTGAACGTCGGTACCGATCTGGACCGCGCCTGGTCGAGCGTCGGCCGTGCGCTGGAACAGGGCGAATGGCGCGTTGAAGACATCAACCGCAGCCTGGGCCTGTACTACATCAACCTGGCCGAAAAAGCCGAGAACAAAGACGACAAGCCTGGCTTCTTCAGCGGTCTGTTCGGCAGCGCGCCGAGCAAGGAAGAAGTCGAAGCCCGTGCCGAGCGTTATCAGGTTCGCCTGAGCAAGGTGGGCGAGAACATCCAGGTTACCGTCGAAAAGAACATCAACACCGTCGCGCCGGCCGATGTCGCGCGTAAAGTGTTGAGCGTGATTCAGGACAACCTGGGCTGA
- the dapA gene encoding 4-hydroxy-tetrahydrodipicolinate synthase: MIAGSMVALVTPMDAQGRLDWDSLSKLVDFHLKNGTHAIVAVGTTGESATLDVEEHIAVIKAVVKQVAGRIPVIAGTGANSTREAVELTRNAKAAGADACLLVVPYYNKPTQEGLYQHFKHIAEAVDIPQILYNVPGRTSCDMQAETVIRLSTVPNIIGIKEATGDLKRAKAIIDGVSKDFIVLSGDDPTAVELILLGGKGNISVTANVAPREMADLCEAALKGDADTARAINEKLMPLHKDLFIEANPIPVKWALVEMGLMHEGIRLPLTWLSTPCHETLRSALRQSSVLV; the protein is encoded by the coding sequence ATGATTGCGGGCAGTATGGTGGCACTGGTCACTCCCATGGATGCACAAGGGCGTCTTGACTGGGACAGCCTCAGCAAACTCGTGGACTTCCACCTCAAGAACGGCACCCATGCCATCGTCGCCGTCGGGACTACCGGCGAGTCGGCCACCCTTGATGTAGAAGAGCACATCGCCGTCATCAAAGCCGTGGTCAAACAGGTAGCCGGGCGCATTCCGGTCATCGCCGGCACCGGCGCCAACTCGACCCGCGAAGCCGTCGAACTGACCCGCAACGCCAAGGCCGCCGGCGCCGATGCCTGCCTGCTGGTGGTTCCTTATTACAATAAGCCGACCCAGGAAGGTCTGTACCAGCACTTCAAGCACATCGCTGAAGCGGTCGACATTCCGCAGATTCTCTACAACGTTCCCGGCCGCACCTCCTGCGACATGCAGGCCGAGACTGTGATTCGTCTGTCCACTGTGCCGAACATCATCGGCATCAAGGAAGCCACCGGCGACCTGAAACGCGCCAAAGCGATCATCGATGGCGTGAGCAAGGATTTCATCGTGCTGTCCGGCGATGATCCGACCGCAGTCGAGCTGATCCTGCTGGGCGGCAAAGGCAATATTTCCGTCACCGCCAACGTCGCGCCGCGCGAAATGGCTGACCTGTGCGAGGCCGCGCTGAAAGGCGACGCCGACACCGCACGCGCAATCAACGAAAAACTGATGCCGCTGCACAAGGACCTGTTCATCGAAGCCAACCCGATTCCGGTGAAATGGGCTTTGGTCGAAATGGGCCTGATGCACGAAGGCATCCGCCTGCCACTGACCTGGCTGAGCACTCCTTGTCATGAAACGCTGCGCTCGGCCCTGCGCCAGTCCAGCGTCCTGGTTTAA
- a CDS encoding MucB/RseB C-terminal domain-containing protein has protein sequence MRAIPLLSLLLSGWFIVPAHADEAQDWLTRLGQAEQQQSFHGTFVYERNGSFSTHNIWHRVQNGQVRERLLQLDGSAQEVVRIDGRTQCVSGTLIAGLGDSPNAAARALDPKKLKNWYDLAIIGKSRVAGRDAVIVSLTPRDQHRYGFELHLDKKTGLPLKSLLLNDKGQLLERFQFTSLDTDAIPSDKELLANADCKPINIGSDKASAAKAVQNWRSDWLPPGFELTSSSSHKDAQTKTQVSSLMYDDGLARFSVFLEPLNGATVTDTRTQLGPTVAVSRRLTTPQGEMMVTVVGEIPIGTAERIALSMRNNDGAATSKQ, from the coding sequence ATGCGCGCCATCCCTCTACTTTCGCTTCTGCTCAGTGGCTGGTTCATTGTTCCAGCCCACGCTGATGAGGCCCAGGACTGGTTGACCCGTCTGGGCCAGGCCGAGCAGCAGCAAAGCTTCCACGGCACTTTCGTATACGAGCGCAACGGCAGTTTTTCCACGCATAACATCTGGCATCGTGTCCAGAATGGCCAGGTCCGCGAGCGGCTGTTGCAGCTCGATGGCTCGGCTCAGGAAGTCGTGCGCATTGATGGACGTACTCAATGCGTCAGCGGCACCCTGATTGCGGGACTGGGTGATTCACCCAACGCTGCCGCCCGTGCGCTGGATCCCAAAAAGCTGAAGAATTGGTATGACCTTGCCATTATTGGCAAGTCGCGCGTGGCCGGCCGTGATGCAGTGATCGTGTCGCTGACCCCTCGTGATCAGCACCGCTACGGCTTCGAGCTGCATCTGGACAAGAAAACCGGATTACCACTCAAGTCGTTACTGTTGAACGACAAGGGACAGTTGCTCGAACGGTTCCAGTTCACCAGCCTCGACACTGATGCAATTCCGTCGGACAAGGAATTGCTGGCAAACGCCGATTGCAAGCCGATCAACATCGGCAGCGACAAGGCGTCAGCAGCGAAAGCCGTGCAGAATTGGCGTTCGGACTGGTTGCCGCCAGGTTTCGAGCTGACCAGCAGCAGTTCGCACAAGGATGCGCAAACCAAGACCCAGGTCAGCAGCCTGATGTATGACGATGGTCTGGCGCGTTTCTCCGTATTTCTTGAGCCGTTGAACGGTGCAACCGTCACCGACACCCGCACTCAGCTCGGCCCGACCGTCGCGGTATCCCGCCGCCTGACCACGCCGCAAGGTGAAATGATGGTCACCGTGGTCGGCGAGATCCCGATTGGCACCGCTGAACGGATCGCTCTATCGATGCGTAACAACGATGGCGCTGCGACCAGCAAGCAGTGA
- a CDS encoding glycine cleavage system protein R produces the protein MSTPTVREQFLVISALGANPMELTNVLCRASHENRCAVVTSRLTRHGECSALVLEVSGSWDALARLEGSLPLLAKRHAFTVNVVRSAALENRPQALPYVAYVSSAYRPDIINELCQFFMDHNVELENLTCDTYQAPQTGGTMLNATFTVTLPAGTQISWLRDQFLDFADAMNLDALIEPWRPQNPM, from the coding sequence ATGTCCACCCCCACAGTTCGCGAACAATTCCTTGTCATCAGTGCCCTCGGCGCCAACCCCATGGAGCTGACCAACGTCCTGTGCCGCGCCAGCCATGAAAACCGCTGCGCCGTCGTCACCTCCCGCCTGACCCGCCACGGCGAGTGCAGCGCCCTGGTGCTGGAAGTCTCCGGTAGCTGGGACGCCCTGGCGCGCCTCGAAGGCAGCCTGCCGCTGCTGGCCAAGCGTCACGCATTCACCGTCAACGTGGTGCGTAGCGCGGCGCTGGAAAATCGCCCGCAGGCCCTGCCCTACGTGGCTTATGTAAGTTCGGCATACCGCCCGGACATCATCAATGAGCTGTGCCAGTTCTTCATGGACCACAACGTCGAGCTGGAAAACCTGACCTGCGACACCTATCAGGCACCGCAGACCGGCGGCACGATGCTCAACGCCACGTTCACCGTGACTCTGCCGGCCGGCACCCAGATCAGCTGGCTGCGCGATCAGTTCCTCGACTTCGCCGATGCGATGAACCTGGATGCCCTGATCGAGCCCTGGCGCCCACAAAATCCAATGTAA